A genomic window from Acinetobacter lwoffii includes:
- a CDS encoding choline transporter, with protein sequence MQKKNEEMQDGLNKVVFYFSATLILLFSIITILFNEQANQVIINILNWVSRTFSWYYLLAATLYLVFIVFIACSRYGEIKLGPKHSKPEFSLLSWSAMLFSAGIGIDLMFFSVAEPLSHYINPPVGEGETFEAARQSMVWTLFHYGLTGWSMYALIGVALGYFSYRYNLPLTIRSALYPIFGKKINGPIGHTVDTAAVLGTIFGIATTCGIGVVQLNYGLHVLFDLPENIWIQTALIAVAVIITIISVTAGVNKGIRILSEINIYVSIGLLLFILFVGNTEFLLAALIQNFGDYISQFPKLSLTSFPFEQPKEWMNSWTLFFWAWWIAWSPFVGLFLARISRGRTIREFVTGTLVIPLLFTLTWLSIFGNSALYSVIFDGNTQLATTVLENPAHGFYDLLAQYPGFTFTAGVATITGLLFYVTSADSGALVLGNFTTKFTNIEHDSPRWLSVFWAIAIGLLTLAMLMANGVTALQNTTIIMGLPFSFVIFFVMAGLYKSLRLEDFRQASTSLNAAPVVGNVDILNWKKRLSRVMLHPSLSQTRTMLDNVCKPAIEAVATELIDKGIQVNIQEKSLEEEPELYHLDLTIQLDEEENFVYEIWPVRYDTPNFSSRGKRTKRYYYRLESYLFEGSQGNDLVGYSKEQVINDILDKYERHMMYLHINRISPGKRPLFPDREI encoded by the coding sequence ATGCAAAAGAAAAATGAAGAGATGCAAGATGGTCTGAATAAAGTAGTTTTTTATTTTTCGGCGACACTTATTCTGCTGTTTTCTATCATTACCATTTTATTTAATGAACAAGCCAATCAAGTCATTATCAATATTTTAAACTGGGTCAGTCGTACCTTTAGCTGGTATTACCTGCTAGCGGCAACGCTGTATCTGGTTTTTATCGTCTTTATCGCCTGTTCCCGTTATGGCGAGATTAAATTAGGCCCCAAACATTCCAAGCCAGAATTTAGCCTGTTGAGTTGGTCGGCGATGCTATTTTCTGCCGGAATCGGGATTGACCTGATGTTTTTCTCAGTGGCGGAACCGCTTTCGCATTATATAAATCCGCCTGTAGGCGAAGGTGAAACCTTCGAAGCTGCGCGCCAGTCCATGGTATGGACCCTGTTTCACTACGGTTTAACCGGCTGGAGTATGTATGCACTGATTGGGGTCGCGCTAGGTTATTTCAGCTATCGCTATAATTTACCGCTCACCATCCGATCAGCACTCTATCCTATTTTTGGAAAAAAAATTAATGGTCCAATTGGCCATACTGTGGATACGGCTGCAGTACTCGGCACGATTTTCGGGATTGCCACCACCTGCGGGATTGGCGTTGTGCAATTAAATTACGGCCTGCATGTATTGTTTGATTTACCAGAAAATATCTGGATTCAAACTGCACTCATCGCCGTTGCCGTGATTATTACTATTATTTCAGTCACTGCCGGTGTCAATAAAGGCATCCGGATCCTGTCTGAAATTAATATCTATGTATCAATTGGGCTGCTGCTATTCATTCTGTTTGTAGGCAATACCGAGTTTTTATTAGCCGCCTTGATTCAGAATTTTGGTGACTATATCAGCCAGTTCCCGAAGCTTTCTTTAACCAGTTTTCCTTTTGAACAACCGAAAGAGTGGATGAATAGCTGGACCCTGTTCTTCTGGGCATGGTGGATCGCCTGGTCACCTTTTGTCGGTCTGTTCCTGGCCCGTATTTCCCGTGGTCGTACCATTCGTGAATTTGTCACCGGGACTTTGGTTATTCCTCTGTTATTTACCCTGACCTGGTTGTCTATTTTCGGTAACAGTGCTTTATACAGCGTGATTTTTGATGGTAATACTCAACTTGCTACGACAGTTTTAGAAAATCCGGCACATGGTTTTTATGATCTGCTGGCGCAGTATCCAGGCTTTACCTTTACTGCAGGTGTCGCCACTATTACCGGCTTGCTGTTCTATGTGACCTCAGCGGATTCAGGGGCATTGGTATTGGGAAATTTCACGACCAAATTCACTAATATTGAGCATGATTCACCGCGCTGGCTCAGTGTGTTCTGGGCCATTGCCATCGGTTTGCTGACTTTGGCAATGCTCATGGCGAATGGCGTAACAGCATTACAGAACACCACAATTATTATGGGTCTGCCTTTTAGTTTCGTCATTTTCTTTGTGATGGCGGGACTGTATAAGTCCTTGCGTCTGGAGGATTTTCGTCAGGCAAGCACCAGCCTGAATGCGGCACCTGTGGTCGGTAATGTGGATATTTTGAACTGGAAGAAGCGTCTGAGCCGGGTCATGCTGCATCCAAGCCTGTCCCAGACGCGGACCATGCTGGACAATGTTTGCAAACCAGCCATTGAGGCCGTTGCAACCGAGTTAATTGACAAAGGTATTCAAGTAAATATTCAGGAAAAATCGCTTGAGGAAGAACCTGAACTGTATCATCTGGATCTGACCATTCAGCTCGATGAAGAAGAAAACTTTGTCTACGAAATATGGCCGGTACGCTATGACACGCCAAATTTCAGTTCACGTGGTAAACGAACCAAACGTTATTACTATCGTCTGGAAAGTTATCTGTTTGAAGGCTCTCAGGGAAACGATCTGGTCGGTTACAGTAAGGAACAGGTGATCAATGACATCCTGGATAAATATGAACGCCATATGATGTATCTGCATATTAACCGGATCAGCCCAGGTAAACGTCCGCTGTTCCCGGACCGTGAAATCTAG
- a CDS encoding formate/nitrite transporter family protein codes for MAYLAPAEFAKKVVDAGEAKLHMATRDVLIRAFMAGAILALAAVFAVTIAVQTGVPLIGALLFPVGFCMLYLLGYDLLTGVFVLTPLAWLDKRPGVTWSRILKNWGLVFLGNFAGCLTVAVLMAAVYTMGFAAEPNAVGVKIAHIGEDRTLGYAEYGFAGWMTIFIRGMLCNWMVSLGVIGAMMSTTVSGKFIAMWMPIMLFFAMGFEHSVVNMFLFPFAMMMGGDFSITDYFLWNELPVALGNLVGGLALTGLALYTTHVRTGDKKEF; via the coding sequence ATGGCTTATCTTGCTCCTGCAGAGTTTGCAAAAAAAGTGGTCGATGCCGGTGAGGCAAAACTTCATATGGCAACGCGTGATGTTTTAATTCGTGCGTTTATGGCAGGTGCAATTCTGGCACTGGCAGCAGTATTTGCCGTGACGATTGCGGTACAAACAGGGGTGCCACTGATCGGTGCGCTGCTATTTCCAGTCGGTTTCTGCATGTTATATCTATTAGGCTATGACCTGCTGACCGGGGTATTTGTATTGACTCCATTAGCCTGGTTAGACAAACGTCCTGGGGTAACGTGGTCACGTATTTTAAAAAACTGGGGACTGGTTTTTTTAGGTAACTTTGCCGGATGTTTAACCGTGGCAGTGTTGATGGCCGCAGTCTATACCATGGGTTTCGCCGCTGAACCGAATGCGGTCGGGGTGAAAATCGCCCATATTGGGGAAGACCGGACTTTGGGCTATGCCGAATATGGCTTTGCTGGCTGGATGACAATTTTTATCCGCGGCATGCTGTGTAACTGGATGGTATCACTCGGGGTAATTGGTGCCATGATGTCGACCACGGTCAGTGGCAAATTCATCGCGATGTGGATGCCAATCATGCTGTTTTTCGCCATGGGCTTTGAACATTCAGTGGTGAATATGTTCCTGTTCCCATTTGCCATGATGATGGGCGGTGATTTCTCGATTACAGACTATTTCTTGTGGAATGAATTACCGGTGGCACTGGGGAATCTGGTGGGTGGTCTGGCACTGACAGGTCTGGCGCTCTATACCACGCATGTACGTACTGGCGATAAAAAAGAATTCTAA
- the betB gene encoding betaine-aldehyde dehydrogenase encodes MTTFKLQRPYIHGQYVHATSNSTFQTINPATGEVLADVQVCTQDDIDRAVESAQQGQKVWAEMTAIQRSRILNKAVAILRERNDELARLESLDSGKAFSETSTVDIATGADVLEYYAGILPALEGQQIPLRSSSFVYTRREPLGVVAGIGAWNYPIQIALWKSAPALAAGNAMIFKASEITPLTALKLAEIYTEAGVPHGVFNVVTGSGDIGGYLTSHPDIAKVSFTGGVATGKKVMAQAANSSLKEVTMELGGKSPLIICEDADLDLAADIAMMANFYSSGQVCTNGTRVFVPLALKAEFEEKILQRVEHIRMGDPLDPETNFGPVSSFEHMEKVLGYIEKGKIEGARLLCGGGRAKDEQFVQGAYVLPTVFTDCRDDMTIVREEIFGPVMSILSYDSEEEAIRRANDTEYGLAAGVVTPNLARAHRIIHQIEAGICWINTWGESPAEMPVGGYKHSGVGRENGIVTLQQYTQTKSVQVELSPFQSVFSA; translated from the coding sequence TTGACAACATTCAAACTGCAACGTCCTTATATTCATGGACAATATGTCCATGCAACGTCCAATAGCACGTTTCAAACGATTAATCCTGCAACTGGCGAAGTTCTGGCAGACGTGCAGGTATGTACACAAGATGATATCGATCGCGCTGTTGAATCGGCACAGCAAGGCCAAAAAGTCTGGGCAGAAATGACGGCGATCCAACGTTCCCGTATTTTGAACAAGGCTGTCGCTATTCTTCGCGAACGTAATGACGAGCTGGCGCGTTTAGAAAGTCTCGACAGTGGTAAAGCATTTAGTGAAACATCCACCGTCGATATTGCGACAGGTGCAGATGTACTTGAATACTATGCAGGTATTTTGCCAGCATTAGAAGGTCAGCAAATCCCACTCAGAAGCAGTTCATTTGTCTATACCCGACGTGAACCTTTGGGTGTGGTCGCCGGGATTGGTGCATGGAATTACCCGATTCAGATCGCATTATGGAAATCTGCACCTGCACTGGCAGCAGGCAATGCCATGATCTTTAAAGCCAGTGAAATCACGCCATTAACTGCATTAAAACTGGCAGAAATTTATACAGAAGCCGGTGTGCCACATGGTGTATTTAATGTGGTGACCGGTAGTGGTGACATTGGTGGCTATCTGACTTCACATCCGGACATAGCCAAAGTTTCATTTACCGGTGGTGTCGCAACCGGCAAAAAAGTCATGGCCCAAGCTGCAAATTCTAGCCTGAAAGAAGTCACGATGGAGCTGGGCGGTAAGTCTCCGCTGATTATCTGTGAAGATGCCGATCTGGATTTGGCGGCCGATATTGCCATGATGGCCAATTTCTATAGTTCCGGTCAGGTGTGTACCAACGGTACTCGCGTATTTGTGCCTTTGGCATTGAAAGCAGAATTTGAAGAAAAGATTTTGCAGCGTGTTGAACATATCCGTATGGGTGATCCACTTGATCCTGAAACCAATTTCGGTCCGGTTTCCAGCTTTGAGCATATGGAAAAAGTGCTGGGCTATATCGAAAAAGGCAAGATAGAAGGGGCACGCCTATTATGTGGCGGCGGCCGTGCTAAGGATGAACAGTTTGTCCAAGGAGCTTATGTCCTGCCAACCGTATTTACCGACTGCCGTGATGACATGACCATTGTACGTGAAGAAATTTTTGGTCCAGTCATGAGTATTCTGAGTTATGACTCAGAAGAAGAGGCGATTCGTCGTGCCAATGACACCGAGTATGGTTTGGCAGCTGGTGTCGTGACACCAAATCTGGCACGTGCGCACCGTATTATTCATCAAATTGAAGCCGGTATTTGCTGGATTAATACCTGGGGCGAATCTCCTGCAGAAATGCCAGTTGGTGGTTATAAACATTCGGGTGTCGGTCGCGAAAACGGTATTGTCACGCTACAGCAATATACCCAGACCAAGTCAGTTCAGGTCGAACTCAGTCCTTTCCAGTCTGTATTTAGCGCATAA
- a CDS encoding TonB-dependent receptor family protein yields MHMTKIPLKKSPLSLMILSIVSGHLYAETAVEPDNVQQLNTIVISAEQNANPQQQYQKELAQVSGGTNFIGEQQLEQQRLATTADVFRLQPGIYAQSAGNEGAKISIRGSGINRTSGAHASGTHVLIDDIPFTGPGGTAYELLEPWWIDHVGVYRGANGFKQGGLALGGTINYRTKTGADQDGSEIKYEMGSHGYQKYQFSTGRKLDQMDYYLALTSTQFDGIQDHAEGDGKGLAFNLGYQISPDIETRFYARYRESKHLTPGRITQEQLKNDPEAANSFNLAVDAKRIQPGSTWLANTTTWNLQDDAKLTGSLAYHHYPLDLRESSYRTNVDYEDITARFQYEKPYQFLGLEHQGRIALRSTTHRPDSGVTETIRRDTTIDGTLYPADTVTRRYTYRGSDNVLQFDQETTLNDQFKLDLGLAAVYTHRESEVTYPVASPEVSRYEWNFAPRLGLTYQPNESVQWFANLSRSIEPAHPWAMAWSSPYYFDSGVASGRVRAPIYLDTQTANSFELGGRGQSVFGDWALSYYYSKVKNELLTSEMIKTYEDGSNRPSEPIAVESNATPTIHQGVELSLDTPLHESEYGELRLQQAYTLSDFQYKNDPLFGKNQLPGIPKHLYQAQLSYALNNGLYIGLNTEYVSKMAHDYANSRFSDDYQIWGIDLGYAPEHQSWKTWINFKNITDEKYAAVVIPGLNDQGADVTRSSPGEGFSTYAGVSFKF; encoded by the coding sequence ATGCACATGACAAAAATTCCTCTCAAGAAAAGCCCGCTGAGCCTCATGATTCTGTCGATTGTCTCAGGTCATCTTTATGCTGAAACTGCCGTAGAACCGGACAATGTTCAACAGCTGAATACTATTGTGATCAGCGCTGAGCAAAATGCCAATCCGCAGCAGCAATATCAGAAAGAGCTGGCTCAGGTTTCAGGAGGAACGAATTTCATTGGTGAGCAGCAATTAGAACAGCAGCGACTTGCAACCACAGCCGATGTGTTCCGTTTACAGCCAGGAATTTATGCCCAGTCTGCAGGGAATGAAGGTGCAAAAATATCGATCCGTGGCTCAGGAATCAACCGGACTTCAGGTGCACACGCATCCGGTACGCACGTCCTGATTGACGATATTCCATTTACCGGGCCGGGCGGTACAGCGTATGAACTGCTAGAACCCTGGTGGATTGATCATGTCGGGGTTTATCGCGGAGCCAATGGCTTTAAGCAAGGCGGACTGGCCTTAGGTGGAACAATCAACTATAGAACCAAGACCGGCGCAGATCAGGATGGCTCTGAAATCAAATATGAAATGGGCAGCCATGGTTATCAAAAATATCAGTTTAGTACCGGCCGAAAGCTGGATCAGATGGATTATTATCTGGCGCTGACGAGTACCCAGTTTGATGGAATTCAGGATCATGCTGAAGGCGATGGTAAGGGTCTAGCTTTTAATTTGGGCTATCAGATCAGTCCGGATATCGAAACCCGTTTTTATGCTCGTTACCGTGAGAGCAAGCATTTAACTCCAGGACGGATTACACAAGAACAGCTCAAAAATGATCCTGAAGCAGCGAATAGCTTTAATTTAGCGGTAGATGCCAAACGGATTCAGCCGGGCAGTACTTGGCTGGCCAATACCACGACCTGGAATTTACAGGATGATGCAAAACTGACTGGCAGTCTGGCTTATCATCACTATCCGCTGGATTTACGTGAAAGCAGTTATCGTACCAATGTCGATTATGAAGATATTACAGCGCGCTTCCAGTATGAAAAACCTTACCAGTTTCTAGGTCTGGAGCATCAGGGGCGTATTGCCTTGCGCAGCACGACTCATCGTCCGGACAGTGGTGTAACGGAAACCATCCGACGTGATACGACTATTGATGGAACTTTGTATCCGGCAGATACCGTTACCCGCCGTTATACCTATCGCGGTTCAGACAACGTCCTGCAATTTGATCAGGAAACCACATTAAATGATCAGTTCAAATTAGATTTGGGACTGGCAGCGGTGTATACCCATCGGGAAAGTGAAGTAACTTATCCTGTGGCGAGTCCTGAAGTCAGCCGTTATGAATGGAATTTTGCACCACGACTTGGTTTGACCTATCAGCCGAATGAGTCTGTGCAATGGTTTGCCAATTTAAGCCGCAGCATTGAGCCAGCACATCCTTGGGCGATGGCTTGGTCTTCACCGTATTATTTTGACAGTGGTGTCGCTTCTGGCCGGGTGCGCGCGCCAATCTATTTGGACACGCAAACCGCTAATAGCTTTGAACTGGGTGGACGTGGACAATCAGTCTTTGGAGACTGGGCACTGAGCTACTATTATTCCAAAGTGAAAAATGAACTGTTAACCTCTGAAATGATTAAAACCTATGAAGATGGATCGAATCGACCTTCAGAGCCCATTGCTGTTGAATCAAATGCCACGCCAACGATTCATCAAGGGGTGGAGCTAAGTCTGGATACGCCATTGCATGAATCCGAATATGGCGAACTGCGTCTGCAACAGGCTTATACCCTTAGCGATTTTCAGTACAAAAATGATCCATTGTTTGGCAAGAACCAGTTACCGGGAATCCCTAAACATCTTTATCAGGCTCAACTGAGTTATGCCTTGAATAATGGCCTCTATATTGGTCTGAATACTGAATATGTATCCAAAATGGCGCATGATTATGCCAATAGCCGATTTAGTGACGACTATCAGATCTGGGGTATTGACCTGGGTTATGCGCCAGAGCATCAATCATGGAAAACCTGGATCAACTTTAAAAATATCACCGATGAAAAATATGCTGCGGTCGTGATTCCTGGTTTAAATGATCAAGGTGCTGATGTAACGCGATCTTCGCCAGGTGAAGGTTTTTCTACTTATGCCGGTGTGTCATTTAAATTTTAA
- a CDS encoding LysR family transcriptional regulator: MIELRHLRTLTALREHGSLVAAASDLCLTPSALSHQLRELDQWFGIEVVNRRSRPVSFSNVGERLLKLADEILPQVQIAQSDISRIVHGQTGRIVFSSECHSCFDWLMPLLNQYRMQYPDVDLDFASGFESNPHELLQTGEFDLLITADPIALKGIEYFPIFEYESRLVLSNTHPLVRAKEITVQELAEETLVTYPVDKHRLDIMSRLFIPANILPKAIRTTDLTQMLIQLVASGRGIGALPDWVVNEYEQKGWVTSRRLDCVAPEGLRRTLYAGYRTEEKQKDYFEGFLKQLDRFSKKRQVYYS; encoded by the coding sequence ATGATAGAACTTCGCCATTTAAGAACTTTAACTGCTCTGCGGGAGCATGGTTCTCTGGTTGCAGCAGCAAGTGATTTATGTTTAACCCCGTCAGCCTTGTCACATCAGCTACGTGAACTCGACCAATGGTTTGGCATCGAAGTGGTCAATCGGCGTAGTCGCCCTGTGAGCTTTTCAAATGTTGGGGAGCGGTTGCTAAAACTGGCAGATGAAATATTACCGCAAGTTCAAATTGCACAGAGTGATATCAGCCGAATTGTGCATGGTCAGACCGGACGAATTGTTTTTTCCTCTGAATGTCATAGCTGTTTTGACTGGTTGATGCCGCTACTCAATCAATACCGGATGCAATATCCGGATGTAGACCTGGACTTTGCCTCAGGTTTTGAGTCGAATCCGCATGAATTATTACAAACCGGAGAGTTTGATCTTTTAATTACGGCTGATCCGATTGCGCTTAAAGGCATTGAATATTTTCCGATATTTGAATACGAATCACGCTTGGTTTTATCCAATACCCATCCACTGGTACGTGCGAAAGAGATTACTGTTCAGGAACTTGCTGAAGAAACGCTGGTGACTTATCCGGTGGATAAACACCGTTTAGACATTATGTCGCGCTTGTTTATTCCCGCTAATATTCTACCAAAAGCCATTCGCACCACCGACTTGACTCAAATGCTGATTCAGTTAGTGGCAAGTGGTCGCGGGATTGGTGCATTACCTGATTGGGTGGTAAATGAATATGAGCAGAAAGGCTGGGTGACATCACGCCGTTTAGACTGTGTAGCGCCTGAAGGCTTACGTCGAACTTTATACGCCGGCTATCGCACAGAAGAAAAACAGAAAGATTATTTTGAAGGCTTCTTGAAACAGCTGGATCGGTTTTCCAAGAAAAGACAGGTCTATTACAGCTAA
- the betI gene encoding transcriptional regulator BetI — translation MPKVGMQPIRRQQLIDATLAAVNELGFAEASISQIAQRAGVSTGIISHYFQGKNGLIEATMRYLLQQLGKSVAQIKIQVDDLPEQRLLAIVRGNFAAPQTDKAAMKVWLAFWASSLHQPELYRLQQINHYRLHSNLKYEFMKKLNKDQAEKAAQGLAALIDGFWLRGALVNGEIDPELPIELCSEYIRQQLK, via the coding sequence ATGCCAAAAGTTGGTATGCAACCGATCCGTCGCCAGCAACTGATCGATGCCACCTTAGCTGCAGTGAATGAGCTAGGTTTTGCAGAAGCTTCAATTAGTCAGATTGCTCAGAGGGCAGGTGTCTCAACCGGCATCATAAGTCATTATTTTCAAGGTAAAAATGGCTTGATTGAAGCCACAATGCGTTACTTATTGCAGCAATTGGGTAAATCTGTTGCACAGATAAAGATACAGGTTGATGACTTACCGGAGCAGCGCTTGTTAGCGATCGTACGTGGTAATTTTGCTGCTCCACAAACGGATAAGGCGGCCATGAAAGTCTGGTTGGCGTTCTGGGCTAGCAGTTTGCACCAACCTGAATTATACCGTTTACAGCAGATCAATCATTACCGTTTACATTCCAATCTTAAATACGAATTCATGAAAAAGTTAAATAAAGACCAGGCAGAGAAAGCCGCTCAAGGTCTGGCAGCATTGATTGACGGATTCTGGTTAAGAGGTGCTTTGGTAAATGGCGAAATTGACCCAGAACTGCCGATTGAACTGTGTAGTGAATATATCCGGCAACAACTCAAATAA
- a CDS encoding bifunctional protein-serine/threonine kinase/phosphatase — translation MNKKLKISIGQYSSAGIKAQNQDFHGVYIPEGHALSSKGIACAIADGISSSNVSHIAAETAVSSFLSDYYSTSDAWSTQTSAARVIRATNSWLYAQTQQSRGRFDKDQGYVCTFSALILKQNRAHIFHAGDSRIYRIQAQVIEQLTADHRICLSSTEHYLSRALGADHRIDVDYQQLELCEDDFFILMTDGVYEFIDMQLISEMLQQQQHLDIIAKSIVELAFKRGSDDNLTIQIIKVDQLPEEKYFQIKSHVLFPQQLSHGDLFEGYRIDKILHQNHRSSLYLAHDEATQNQLVIKTLSVDVQDDLKAVEQFQLEDWVSKRLKHENLLQCYPHKGSKKFLFQSYEYLQGESLSRWLHRQKTALTLQQLLPTIEQVAKALNAMHRLEMLHQDVRPENVMLLEPADTLKVKLIDYGSTAVRGLVELNPKHADVPLGTLAFMAPEYFIGRSPSVKSDQFSLAVMSYYLLTRQLPYGTDLARCKTEKALKQVRYHPLYEYRPDLPHGLDAIFKKALSIRPEQRYEALSAFIYDLKHPDIKFKKSVSRPMLEKHPVTFWKSCTAILFLLLLWVFALYFSQ, via the coding sequence ATGAATAAAAAATTAAAGATCAGCATTGGGCAATATTCTTCCGCTGGAATCAAAGCACAGAATCAGGACTTTCATGGGGTCTATATTCCGGAAGGCCATGCGCTTAGCAGTAAGGGCATTGCCTGTGCAATTGCAGACGGAATCAGCAGCAGCAATGTCAGTCATATTGCAGCAGAAACTGCTGTCAGCAGTTTTCTATCGGATTATTATTCGACTTCAGATGCATGGAGTACCCAAACTTCAGCGGCACGGGTCATTCGTGCGACCAACTCCTGGCTCTATGCACAAACCCAGCAAAGCCGCGGGCGTTTTGATAAAGACCAGGGTTATGTCTGCACCTTTAGTGCACTGATTTTGAAACAAAATAGGGCACATATCTTTCATGCTGGCGACAGCCGGATTTATCGCATTCAGGCACAAGTCATTGAACAGTTGACGGCTGATCACCGTATTTGCCTGTCATCAACAGAACATTATTTAAGTCGTGCACTGGGTGCCGACCATCGTATCGACGTCGATTATCAGCAGCTTGAATTATGTGAAGATGATTTCTTTATCTTGATGACAGATGGAGTCTATGAGTTTATTGATATGCAGCTCATATCGGAGATGCTGCAACAGCAACAACATCTGGATATCATTGCCAAGTCTATAGTCGAGCTAGCCTTTAAACGGGGCAGTGATGACAATCTCACCATTCAAATCATTAAAGTGGATCAACTACCAGAGGAAAAATACTTCCAGATTAAAAGTCATGTTTTATTTCCACAACAGCTAAGTCATGGTGATCTGTTTGAAGGTTATCGGATTGATAAAATCCTGCACCAAAATCATCGCAGCAGCCTCTATTTGGCGCATGATGAAGCGACACAAAATCAGTTGGTCATTAAAACCTTGTCTGTCGATGTGCAGGATGATCTCAAAGCCGTAGAACAATTTCAGCTGGAAGACTGGGTATCGAAACGCTTAAAACATGAAAATCTGCTGCAATGCTATCCACATAAGGGCAGCAAGAAATTTTTATTTCAAAGTTATGAATACTTGCAAGGGGAAAGCCTAAGTCGCTGGCTGCATCGTCAAAAAACTGCTTTAACTTTACAGCAGTTGCTTCCCACCATTGAACAGGTGGCCAAGGCACTGAATGCCATGCACCGTCTTGAAATGCTGCACCAGGATGTACGACCAGAAAATGTCATGCTGCTCGAACCAGCCGATACCTTGAAAGTGAAACTGATTGATTATGGATCGACTGCGGTCAGAGGTCTGGTTGAACTGAATCCCAAACACGCAGATGTTCCTTTGGGAACCTTGGCCTTTATGGCACCTGAGTATTTTATTGGACGCTCACCCTCAGTAAAATCAGATCAGTTCTCGCTGGCGGTGATGAGTTATTATTTATTAACCCGACAGTTGCCTTATGGGACGGACCTCGCGCGCTGCAAGACCGAAAAGGCCTTAAAGCAGGTTCGATATCATCCTCTCTATGAGTATCGACCGGATCTGCCACATGGCTTGGACGCAATCTTTAAAAAAGCGCTTTCCATTCGCCCGGAGCAGCGCTATGAAGCACTTTCAGCCTTTATATATGATCTGAAACACCCAGATATCAAATTTAAAAAATCAGTTTCACGCCCTATGCTTGAAAAGCATCCAGTCACTTTCTGGAAATCCTGCACAGCGATTCTTTTTTTGTTATTGCTCTGGGTGTTTGCACTATATTTTAGCCAATGA
- a CDS encoding MarC family protein, with protein MSESLNAFALFFSLLNPFLMSIYMLGIIRNSDAKVFNMALIQGSLISFIVFIIFAKTGEAFFNEVLHVRFESFQIFGGIIFLVIGYRYVFEGADTIGVMRGAPSHLAGTIAMPFMIGPGTISASVITGIQLSLMQTILVIFFTLFLTCSLLILMKYLHDHLQHKYSNYIDLYVDIVGRVAALLIGTIAIDMIVTGVTGILET; from the coding sequence ATGTCAGAAAGTTTGAATGCATTTGCCCTGTTTTTCTCCCTGCTCAACCCTTTTCTGATGAGTATTTATATGCTCGGAATTATCCGTAATTCCGACGCAAAAGTATTCAACATGGCATTGATTCAGGGCAGTCTGATCAGCTTTATTGTGTTCATCATTTTTGCAAAAACCGGTGAAGCCTTCTTTAATGAAGTCTTGCATGTACGGTTTGAGTCCTTCCAGATTTTTGGCGGTATTATTTTTCTGGTGATTGGCTATCGTTATGTCTTTGAAGGTGCTGATACGATTGGTGTGATGCGTGGAGCGCCCAGTCATCTGGCGGGTACGATTGCCATGCCGTTTATGATCGGTCCCGGCACCATTTCGGCTTCCGTGATTACCGGGATTCAGCTCAGTTTAATGCAAACCATTCTGGTGATCTTCTTTACCCTGTTTCTGACCTGTAGCTTGCTAATTCTGATGAAATACCTGCATGATCATTTACAGCATAAATATTCCAACTACATTGACCTGTATGTCGATATTGTCGGTCGTGTTGCAGCGCTTCTGATTGGTACGATTGCCATTGATATGATTGTGACAGGCGTTACCGGAATTTTGGAAACCTGA